A window of Primulina huaijiensis isolate GDHJ02 chromosome 9, ASM1229523v2, whole genome shotgun sequence contains these coding sequences:
- the LOC140985041 gene encoding ethylene-responsive transcription factor 3-like: protein MRKGRVAAAVDGGEANGSGESKEIRFRGVRKRPWGRFAAEIRDPWKKTRVWLGTFDSAEDAARAYDAAARSLRGPKAKTNFPSPMDGTVFPVFNPQKPNQPRRNSNPHDPFVDSRFYPQDHQMLAHQRPTSSGMSSTVESFSGPRQPPPPPLLGHQRRHPRSPPVVPDDCHSDCDSSSSVVDDTECDNASSCKKLLPFDLNMTPPVDSSADMDADLEDLACTVLRL from the coding sequence ATGCGGAAAGGCAGAGTAGCGGCGGCTGTTGATGGCGGAGAAGCTAACGGATCTGGGGAATCTAAGGAGATCAGATTTCGTGGGGTGAGGAAGAGGCCATGGGGAAGATTTGCTGCGGAGATCAGGGACCCTTGGAAGAAGACCCGTGTTTGGCTCGGCACTTTCGATTCGGCAGAGGACGCCGCTCGCGCCTACGACGCGGCGGCTCGTTCCCTTCGTGGTCCCAAGGCTAAGACCAACTTCCCGTCGCCAATGGATGGCACTGTTTTCCCTGTTTTTAATCCGCAAAAGCCTAATCAACCTCGAAGAAACAGTAACCCACACGATCCGTTTGTAGATTCTCGGTTTTACCCCCAGGATCACCAGATGCTTGCCCATCAGAGGCCGACGTCCAGCGGCATGAGCAGCACTGTAGAATCTTTTAGTGGGCCACGGCAACCGCCGCCTCCGCCTCTACTTGGGCATCAGAGGAGACACCCACGGTCGCCTCCGGTTGTTCCCGATGATTGCCACAGTGACTGTGATTCATCCTCATCTGTGGTAGATGATACTGAGTGTGATAACGCCTCATCTTGTAAAAAACTCTTGCCTTTCGACCTCAACATGACGCCACCTGTGGACTCTTCTGCTGACATGGATGCTGACCTGGAAGATCTCGCTTGTACCGTCCTCCGTCTCTGA